CGGCCCCTGCCGCAACGACGGTTTCCTGCGCGATCAGGTTCATGGAGGGCGAGCCGATGAATGTCGCGACGAAGGTCGTTGCCGGCCGCTCGTAAAGCTCGATCGGGGTTCCCACCTGCTCGATCCGGCCGCCGTTCAGGACCACGAGCCGATCCGCCAGCGTCATCGCCTCCATCTGGTCATGGGTGACATAGATGCTGGTTGTGGCAAGCGACCGCTGGAGTCTTCGGATTTCCACGCGCATTTGCACACGCAGCTTGGCGTCGAGATTGGACAGAGGCTCGTCGAACAGGAAGACGGCCGGCTTTCTGACGATTGCCCGGCCCATCGCGACGCGCTGACGCTGGCCGCCGGAAAGCTGGCGGGGTTTTCTGTCGAGAAACGGCTCGATCTCCAGCGCCCTCGCAGCCTCGGTGATGCGGCGGTCGATCTCATCTTTCGGTGTGCCACGGTTCTTCAACCCGTAGGAGAGGTTCTGGCGCACCGTCATATGTGGATAAAGCGCATAGTTCTGGAAGACCATAGCGATATCCCGTGCGGCTGGTTCCAGGTCATTGACCCGCCTTCCGCCGATTGCCACCTCGCCGGAAGTGATGCCTTCGAGGCCCGCCACCATTCTCAATAGCGTGGACTTGCCGCAGCCGGATGGGCCGACGAGCACGATCATCTCGCCATCCGCGATCTGCAACGAGACGCCCTTGATCGCCTCGATGGTGCCGCCATAAATTTTGCGGACATCGTTCAATTCGATCTGTGCCATTACTTTTCAGTCTCCACCAAACCTTTGACGAACCAGCGCTGCATCAGGACCACGACGACGACCGGCGGGATGATGGCGAGAATTGCTGTGACCATGACGTAGTTCCACGGCGTTGACGCGTCGGCGAAATCGACCATCCTGCGAAGCCCGATGATGATCGTGTTCATCTCGGCCTTGTCGGTGACAAGAAGCGGCCAGAGATATTGCGTCCAGCCATAGATGAAGAGAATGACGAACAGGGCGGCGATGTTCGTCAGCGACAGCGGCAGGAGAATGTCGCGCATGAAGCGGAAAGGCCCGGCGTTGTCGATTCGGGCAGCCTCGACCATTTCTCCGGGAATTGTCAGGAAGAACTGGCGGAACAAGAAGGTCGCTGTTGCGGACGCCATCAGCGGCAGCGTCAGGCCGGCATAGGTGTTGAGAAGGCCGAGATCAACGATCACCTTGTAGGTCGGTAGGATGCGGACTTCGACCGGCAGCATAAGCGTGACGAAGATCATCCAGAAGAACAGGTTTCGGAATGGAAACCGGAAGAAGACGATCGCGAAGGCGGACAGGAAGGATATGACGATCTTGCCGATGGCGATCGTCATCGCCACGACGAAACTGTTGAAGAGAAGACGTTCGAGGCTCACGCCGACCACCCGTTCGACGCCGCCGCCGATCGCATCGGCGTAGTTTTCGACCATATGTCCAGCCGGGAGGAGAGAGAGCGGCGGACGCAGAATGGCCGACGACGTCGCGGTCGACGCAACAAACGTATAGTAGATCGGAAAGGCGACGATGATGATCCCGATAATCAGCATCAGATGCGCCATGAGCCGTGCAAGGGGGCGGTTTTCGATCATTTCGGAACCTCACGCATAATGCACGCGCCGCTCGACGAAGCGGAACTGGAAGGCCGTGAGCGCAATGACGATGACCATCAGCACCACCGATTGGGCCGCCGACGAGCCGAGGTCGAGATTGACGAAGCCATCGTTATAAACCTTGTAGACGAGCGTTTCCGTTGCCTTCGCAGGCCCGCCGCCCGTCACTGCATGAATGATGCCGAACGTGTCGAAGAAGGCGTAAACAGTGTTGACCACCAGCAAGAAGAAGGTCGTCGGCGCCAGAAGTGGAAAGACAATCGTCCAGAAACGGCGGCTGCCACGCGCGCCATCGATTGCGGCAGCCTCGAGCAACGATTTCGGGATCGCCTGCAGCCCTGCGACGAAGAAGAGAAAATTGTAGCTGATCTGCTTCCACGCGGCGGCGATCACCACGAGAACCATCGCCTGATTGCCGTTAAGCAGCGGGTCCCAAGGCACGCCATTTCGGCGCAGCAGATAGGCAAGTGTCCCCATGGCCGGGTTGAACATGAAGAGCCATAACATGCCGGCAAGCGCTGGCGCTACCGCATAGGGAATGATCAGCATGGTACGGTAGAGCCCCTTGCCGCGCACCACAAGATCGGCAGAGGTCGCAAGCAGAAGCGCCACGGCCATCGCCAGAAAGGCGGTCGCCACGCTGAAGATTACGGTCGTCCTGAGTGACGACAGATAGGTCTCGTCAGAAAGGATGGCGGTGAAATTCGCCAGCCCAACGAAGCCGCTCTGCAGCCCGAACGGGTCTTCGCGCATCATCGACTGGTAGAGCGCCTGGCTCGCGGGCCAGAAGAAGAAGATGACCGTCAGGATGATCTGTGGGGCGACCAGGAAATAAGGCAGGATCCTGTTTGGAAAAATGACGTTCTGCATGGGGCTCCTCCAGGCCTCAGGAAGGGCAGCTCCCGAGAGCTGTCTCGGGAGCCGATTCACGTCACTTTCCGATCATTTTCCGATGGCCTTCTGGATCGCCGCATTGCCGCGCTCGACCGCCTTGTTCAGGGCCGTCTTGGCATCCTGCTTGCCGGCGAGCATAGCTTCGAATTCCTCGTTCATG
This portion of the Neorhizobium sp. NCHU2750 genome encodes:
- the ugpA gene encoding sn-glycerol-3-phosphate ABC transporter permease UgpA, which encodes MQNVIFPNRILPYFLVAPQIILTVIFFFWPASQALYQSMMREDPFGLQSGFVGLANFTAILSDETYLSSLRTTVIFSVATAFLAMAVALLLATSADLVVRGKGLYRTMLIIPYAVAPALAGMLWLFMFNPAMGTLAYLLRRNGVPWDPLLNGNQAMVLVVIAAAWKQISYNFLFFVAGLQAIPKSLLEAAAIDGARGSRRFWTIVFPLLAPTTFFLLVVNTVYAFFDTFGIIHAVTGGGPAKATETLVYKVYNDGFVNLDLGSSAAQSVVLMVIVIALTAFQFRFVERRVHYA
- a CDS encoding sn-glycerol-3-phosphate import ATP-binding protein UgpC, producing the protein MAQIELNDVRKIYGGTIEAIKGVSLQIADGEMIVLVGPSGCGKSTLLRMVAGLEGITSGEVAIGGRRVNDLEPAARDIAMVFQNYALYPHMTVRQNLSYGLKNRGTPKDEIDRRITEAARALEIEPFLDRKPRQLSGGQRQRVAMGRAIVRKPAVFLFDEPLSNLDAKLRVQMRVEIRRLQRSLATTSIYVTHDQMEAMTLADRLVVLNGGRIEQVGTPIELYERPATTFVATFIGSPSMNLIAQETVVAAGAALADGAEKGGTIGVRPEDLVLGQDPSHPFAVRVTVAAVELVGAESYVHATTATGHPIVFRVPGRSRIAIGDEVSVSAAAGNLHHFDAGGKRLDP
- the ugpE gene encoding sn-glycerol-3-phosphate ABC transporter permease UgpE translates to MIENRPLARLMAHLMLIIGIIIVAFPIYYTFVASTATSSAILRPPLSLLPAGHMVENYADAIGGGVERVVGVSLERLLFNSFVVAMTIAIGKIVISFLSAFAIVFFRFPFRNLFFWMIFVTLMLPVEVRILPTYKVIVDLGLLNTYAGLTLPLMASATATFLFRQFFLTIPGEMVEAARIDNAGPFRFMRDILLPLSLTNIAALFVILFIYGWTQYLWPLLVTDKAEMNTIIIGLRRMVDFADASTPWNYVMVTAILAIIPPVVVVVLMQRWFVKGLVETEK